In the genome of Campylobacter helveticus, the window CTTGTGAAATTGATTTAAAATTAAAGTGGATTTGATAACGCTACCGCGATTTAGCCCCTAGTCTTAATTTGCTCCACACTTTTACCACCAAAACCTATATCATAAGGCTCAATGTCCTCTATCATCACCACAACTCTTTCTTTAGTTTTATTATATTTCGTGCTTAAAAGCTCGGTTATATCGGTGATGAGCTGGGCTTTTTCCTCTTTACTTAAAGTAGGTTTAGCAAGTTTAATATTAACTATAGGCATTCTCAACTCCTTGAAATTTGTCAAATTTTAACATTAAATTTACAATGCTTTTTAAATTTACCTTAAAAAATTTTCTACTTTAAATAATGATAATAACTATTAAAAAATTTATTAATTTATAAGCTTTTTAAAAATAAAATGCGTTTTTATTTTTAAAATGAAATCTTTTATCATTTTTATAAAGGAGAAAAAATGCGAAAAATTTTCAAAGTTGCATTATTTTTAATGCTTGTATCCTCTTTGAGTTTTTCTAAAGAAATTGTGCTTAAAGATGTTTTAGATAGAGAAGTTAAGGTCAAT includes:
- a CDS encoding tautomerase family protein, with amino-acid sequence MPIVNIKLAKPTLSKEEKAQLITDITELLSTKYNKTKERVVVMIEDIEPYDIGFGGKSVEQIKTRG